The genome window ATGGCCCTCAACCTGCGCGGCATCCGCGACTCGCTGCGCGCCAACGTCGTCATGACACTCGTCGAGGTCGGCGGCCTCGTCCTCGTCGTCGTCCTGGCGGCCACCGTGCTCGGCAGCGGCGGCGGGGACCTCTCGCAGGCGGTCCAGCTCGAGCCCGGCTGGGCCGGCGCCAGCGCGGTCCTCGCGGCCTCGACCGTCGCGTTCTACTCCTTCGTCGGCTTCGAGGTGTCCGCCAACATCGCCGAGGAGGCCCGCGACCCCCGCCGGGACTACCCGCGCGCCCTGATCACCGCCCTGCTCGTCGCGGGCGTGCTCTACGTGCTCGTCGGCCTCGCGGTGTCCGTGGCCACCCCGGGCGGTGCGGGCTCCTCCGACGCCCCGCTGCTCGACGTCGTCGCCGCCTCGCCGGTGGGGATCCCCGCCCAGGCGTTCGCCGTCATCGCGCTCGTCGCGGTCGCCAACGGCGCCCTGCTCACCATGATCATGGCGTCGCGGCTCACCTACGGGATGGCCCGGGAGCGGCTGCTGCCCTCGGTGCTGGGCCGGACCGCGTTCGTCGACCGCGGCGAGGGCCGCGGCACCCCGGCGGTCGCCGTGGTCGTCACCACCGTCGTCGCGGGCCTGCTCGTGGCCACCGGCAGCCTGGCTACCCTCGCGGCCACGGTCGTCATGCTCCTGCTCGTCGTGTTCGCGGCGGTCAACGTCGCCGTGCTCGTCCTGCGCCGCCGGCCCGAGGAGGGCGAGCAGGACCACTTCCGCACCTGGTGGCCGGTCCCGGTCCTCGCGCTGGCCACCTGCGTCCTGCTCGCCGCCCAGCAGCCGTGGGACGTGTGGGGCAGGGCCGGGCTCATGCTCGCCGTCGGGCTCGCGCTGTACGCGCTCACCCGCCTCGCGCGGCGGGGTCGGACGGAGGAGGACGCCGAGCGGGCACGATGAGGTGATGGACGCCGCCGCTGCCGCCCCCTCCCGCTCCTCCGAGCCCGCCGGGGCACCGTCGCCGCTCGCGGGGGCTCAGATCGTCGTCGGCCTCGACGTGGGGACCACGGCCACCAAGGCCGTCGCGGTCGACCTGGGCTCGGCCTGGCAGCACGTCGCCCAGCGCGGCTACCCGTTGCTGCAGCCCGAGCCCGGGCACGCGGTGCAGGACCCGCGCGCGGTGCTCGCCGCCGTCGACGGCGCCCTGGCGGAGACCGTGGCCGCCGTGCACCGCGCCGGGGCGACGGTGCTCGCGGTGTCGGTGAGCACCGCCATGCACGGCCTCGTGGCGCTGGACGAGGACGGCGCCCCGCTCACCCGGCTGCTCACCTGGGCCGACTCCCGGTCCGC of Aquipuribacter hungaricus contains these proteins:
- a CDS encoding APC family permease produces the protein MTTPPGASAPTTSGASASTPAGSGTGPRPDGGTPGPDGSGEGLRRSIGPRLLLLFILGDVLGAGIYALVGTVAAEVGGAVWVPLLVALGMALLTALSYAELVTRFPRAGGAAVFVQHAFGRPVLSFLVGFAMLSAGVVSAAALSLAFAGDYLAQIVDLPRVPVALAFLAVVMALNLRGIRDSLRANVVMTLVEVGGLVLVVVLAATVLGSGGGDLSQAVQLEPGWAGASAVLAASTVAFYSFVGFEVSANIAEEARDPRRDYPRALITALLVAGVLYVLVGLAVSVATPGGAGSSDAPLLDVVAASPVGIPAQAFAVIALVAVANGALLTMIMASRLTYGMARERLLPSVLGRTAFVDRGEGRGTPAVAVVVTTVVAGLLVATGSLATLAATVVMLLLVVFAAVNVAVLVLRRRPEEGEQDHFRTWWPVPVLALATCVLLAAQQPWDVWGRAGLMLAVGLALYALTRLARRGRTEEDAERAR